A single window of Anomaloglossus baeobatrachus isolate aAnoBae1 chromosome 5, aAnoBae1.hap1, whole genome shotgun sequence DNA harbors:
- the LOC142310586 gene encoding oocyte zinc finger protein XlCOF29-like, which translates to MYKDSDKMREKMVHLTLEILFRLTGEDYTVVKKTSSERCQAPVSEEWGRPLSPIKGPPPHRPIHEDINDQKILELTYKMIELLTGEVTLLGMLGHYTVTL; encoded by the exons atgtatAAGGACAGTGACAAGATGCGAGAGAAGAtggtacacctcaccctagagatcctcttccggcttactggagag gattacacagttgtgaagaagacctctagtgagcgctgtcaggcccctgtgtctgaggaatggggaagacccctgagcccaatcaaggggcctccacctcaccgcccgatacatgaggacatcaatgaccagaagatcctagaactcacctacaagatgattgagctgctgactggagaggtgacactgctgggaatgctgggacattatacagtaacgctatga